CAGACATACCAATCTTCCAAAGTCAGATTGAAGAAGGGGTCTGAGGAAGTAGATAGGTAAATGTCGTGGTGCTGGCTTAGTGCCGGTGGAGGGCTAGAATCTTTCGACGCCGCGCTTTGTGTGGACAAACTGCGGACGCTCTGTTTGATTGTGGAGCAGCGTTTAATGTGAAAGAATTCCTTCGTACATAGACGCGTTGAGTGACGCATTGTGTGCCACATAGTACAACGTGCCAGAAAGCAACAATATACCGACAGCTTGGCGGTAGAGCCTGAGCCTGCAACTCAGTTGGAATGTCTGAGAAAGGGGACAAATGGAGCAAGAATTAGACGCTGAGAAGTCCGCTGGAGTTTCCCTGAGTgttgaaacttgaagtttGAAGCTTGACCTACAGACGCTGGTGGTTGTCCTCAAGATGCTTTAGCGGATACTCAGGGCCGCCGTCGCGAGCCGACGAACTGGAGCACTGTAGGGTTAAGGTTCAAATTCAAACCTTTCATTCGCAAAATAACCTTTCTACTTTTCTGGACCCTGACGCCCAACAATTTTGCATCACTTTCCTATCAGTTCGCATATTCTCCAGTGTGAATCGCTTCTTGTTGAGTCGCTTATGGCTTCTCGACAGGTTTTGCGTGGCTTCAGGGACTTCAACTCCCATGCCACTGGTAGGGCATGGTACAGTTTCGCTTCTTCGACGTCGTCGCGTCTCTCCAGACCGAAGTGCACACGATTATCTGCGACACCTTTGCCTATGACAGGTTGGCATAGCCTTACCTTTGGTACAAGAGGGCTTCACTCCACGCGAGCTGTACGAGACAGCTCATTCACCAATCTACTAGCGGACGACGGTAATCCACCCCCAGTGCAGGTCTCATCCATTTCGGATGCGGGGATTCAGCTGGCAGATGGGCTTATTCTACCAGGCGCTTGTATGTTTCTTGAAGGCAAGGTCTTCCTTTGGGACGTGCCAAACACAGACTTGAAGTCAAAAATTACGGCGGAAAGATGGAACGGGTGGAATGGGGAATTGTTCCAGATACTGGAAGTGGTGACCCCAAAGCCTGGTAAGCAATCAAAACGTTACAAGGGGTGTTCTTGGTCTTATAATTACACATTTCTCTTTAGAAATGCTTTTGTTGGGTACTGGGAAGACACTAGTGCCTCCTCCAGCATTCTTGCGGTCATATCTCAGTGGTTTAGGAATTCAGCTAGAGATCATGGACACGGTATTACCCACGTCGCCTAAGCCCGACTTCATTTTCTGATCTCTTCTCCACAGAGAAACGCTTGTTCTACATATAACCTGCTGTCTGAAGAAGGACGACGCGTCGCTGCTGCTTTGTTACCGTTCAAACCTTATACCTGGCCCAAAACAACCCAGCCATGAACGCCATTCGTGTACGAATAAAGTCTTGGTTATATGTCCCCTCAATCTGGGCTCTTGCAACATATCTGGCCTGATGGCCCCAAGTACTCGGCTGTCAACCTGGCAATCTATGCTAGTCGTGTTTGTACATTATATACACAGGACAAGTCGCCAAAGTGCTGACAATCTAATCTTTCCGGATCATGCTGTTTGGGGTGCGCTTTTGGATGGATCTTCGTCTTCCACCTCTTGTGCTTTTCGTTTGCCTTTGTTGCTACTGCTACCCGTAGTCTCGGATGCTCGACTTGGGTTTTCCTCAGTGTCATCTATTACTGGCGGAAGTGTATACGTGATCGGAAGAAGATCGCCTGTAGATTTCATGCGCCCGtttgtttttggtttgtgtTTCGAAGAGTAAATAAAGATGATGTGATGATGGTACAAGAGCAAAGTAGATTTTATATTGAGAACAAACGAAACAAaaatggaatggataatGGTAGGGAATGGATAGCGAATGTAGCTGCTTACCGGTTTCTTTGTCCCGAGCCTGCAAAAATATCGCTTCCCATCCTAAGAGGCCTGAGTCACGCAGCGTCTTTGTGGGCACCAGGAGGTCGTATTCGCCTGTCGGCctccctctttctctctttgcgCGGCATAGCTCAAAGTCGTCCACAGTATCAATATTTAATTGCGGTGGGTCCATGGCAAATGGATCCAGCGCATCGTCAGCCACGTCGGATTTGAGCGCTGAGAGCGTGTCGGCCTTGATTTCTGCCACCGTTGTTGTAGGTGGAAGGCTCGAAAGCATGATGCTAAGCTTATGGGTTTTCACCAACAAGTGGTGAGCCTTGACTATCCTGGGTGGCTACACAGCGTAATTGAGTCAATATATGTCATATATCAAGAATAAAACGTACCATGGTTGTATCGTGAGGGACGTCTTCGCCGCTTTATATTAGACTCGTGGAGTGGACGCGAGTAATATTGATTGTTCAAGAGGATACAAACTCCGCTAATAATTCCCACCCGCATCGCTTTCCCGACCAGTACCGTCGCTCCGTCACTGTCATTTGTAAATAGTTCTCTCTGAGGGAGACAACCGACTGCCACTGGCCACTGGACATCTTGTAACACACCTTCTTATTTATCCAGACCGGGAAATATGAGTCAAGTGCACCAGCAAGGAGGGGTATACCCACCTAAGGAGTATGTTGAATCTGCACCCATGCCCGCCAACATTCCCCACGTCGACGAGGTCGGAGCAACGAGTGGCCCGCTGAAGAGTGCATCCTTCTTTATTGGAGCGTATTGCAAGGAGTATAACGGTTCGTACGCGTATTCGGCGTGGGCGCTTGGTTACGGGTGGTTGATTTGATGCGGTTGTTCTTTGGTCTACAGAGGATTTCATGCTTTGCAAAAATGAGAATCGGGACCCTGCTCACTGCTTGAAGGAGGGAAGGAAAGTTACGCGATGTGCTATAGATTTGTGCGTGTATTCAGAGTTTACTGTTGGGGCTTCATTGCTGAATGTCAGTTTGTATACAGGATAACAAAGATGCGCGAGAACTGTGCCCAACAGTTTGATGCACACTGGGAGTGTTTGGAGAAAAGGAACCAAGTACGCGGCTGTATCTATGCTTCAAAAAGACTCCTCTAATCTTGTTTACGCAGGAGTTCTATCTTTGCCGCAAACAAGAACGAAAGCTCAACTCGTGTATGTTTGAGAAACTTGTAAGTTGCTAAAGAACCTAAGGCCGTCTGTGTTAAAACATTGTTGATGAAATTCTGCAGGGTCTGACAAAAACCATTCCTGGATCACCAGCAGGCCAGCCCCAAATTCACGAGGTGCAGAACCCCATATACAAGCCCATTCAGAAATAGAGTGTTTTACGCGCCGAGTACCGATATTCAATACCAGTGCGAGGTCGAAGGGTGGGAGATCGGCTATGTCAGGGTCCTCCTTACTCCTTATTCCCCATAGATGAAGGTCCTGTACTACACATAGCTGaaagtggaagaagaaacatttctcatttttccTTTTGGAACCATTCAGCAAGTTAGATCGGAGGTCGTGAAATGACCTTGCACACTTCCAAGTTCCTGCCCCATTCTCACCAGATATGTGTCTTCTCAAATCAACATTTTAAACTATCTTGAGTATCAGGTGTGGTGAATGAACATTCGGGTTGAATGACAATGGGCAGAACTTGGGATAACATGGGATATATGAAGTCGAGATATATATTAGCCCAGTCGCGGCAGCGACTATTAGTATTCCGGAGTTTCGCTCGTGGTTGAATTAAATAAATCAGGGAAGCTCTTGCCAAATATTAATAAACTAAGCGGGCCGTTACACGGAAATGTGGTCTTCAAAACTCATTAAAATTTAGAGTCGACTTCTCTCGGAAAACGGACGGTTGACGCACGTGAGGAGGCGCGGCGTAACAGCCTGTCACCCCCCTCACTGTAAATGTGTCACGCTGACCGTCGTCTTCCATTTTGGGAAGGCGTGATGGTCGATCGTCACCTCGCTTTACGCATGTTTCGTACTCAACCTATTGCTCCCCGTTGCCTCTATACCTCTTTTATTCGCTTCTCCGTCTATCGTTACCGCTTTTGCTAATTTCTCTTAATTACAGATGCAACTATGACCTCATTTCCAAAGGCTTTGAAttgccagcagcagcaacatcaacaaaTCCGATCAGGAATCTCTATGGACCTACGCTTGTGTTGGCTCTCATCTTTGTCTTGACAGTCCTCGCTCTTCTTCCTGGGGCAATGGAAGAACTTCAAAGCATCAATAAGTCATCAATTCTGTTggaggttgatgttgagaaagGGCCGCCTCAGTCAGATGCAAGCAGGCTTCCGCTTCCCGCTCAGTCCAAAGGAGGTTCAGGGATCACGGTTTGCTACGTCGATGTGTGAGTCTTTCTGTTTTTACTTATATATTCCATTTCTAATGTAGTTTTATAGTTTTAATATGAAGAAAGCTGATTTGGTAGACCTGTGTCGCCAATACAAGCTTCCTGTTTCCGGTACAATCAAGGTTCTTATCGAGAGATTACAGGAGTTTAGTGGTCAGCGAGAACAATGGGACCGGTTAGCCTACTCTCTCTGTGCTTTCCTTCTAGGTGTTTATTATAGCTAATCTATTCCTACAAGACTCACTACAGGTGTTGCTCGTCGTTCTCATCTTGGGTTTAGCACCCATTCTTCTACAAAACCAACAGCCAGCCACAAAAAGTCAGTGCAGCGTCGTGAAaaaatgtttttggagtCAACAAATACAGAAAATGGCAATCCGAAATCTCTTCCATCTATTCTATCAACGGCAGTTCAGCCCTCTCATCAATGGTGTCAAACTCGTCGAGCTGCCGATCTTGATTGGGTACGCATGTTGTATATTTGTTTAGTTGCCCTACAACTCATACTAAGCCCTCATTTGATGCTACAGGCACGTTATATTGTCAATTTATACCCATATCGTAGAGAAGAAACTAGGAATAGGTTGGCAGAGCGTGATGCGGCACAATTTAATCAGAAACGACTGGTAAGTAGTAAACATTCTTATTATTGTTTTATCATTAATTGTATCTATATATCTAGTTCTCAAGCTCAAATGACGATGACGTTAAGGCTGGGATTGAGATAGCGAATGGCCATCTCTTAAAAATTGTCAACTGGGTTGAAGCTGGGACTACttctcctcatccaactcCATCGCCCTCTCATCAGCTTCAACCAAGCACATCCCACTTTTCGGTGGCAGCTACTAAGGATTTGCAAAATTCTCAAGGTCATTCAATTTCTGCTTCTACCACAACCACTCCTACTCGCACAGTAACTATGGCTAGTGGATCTATTACTTTTTCATCATCCGAtgttccaccaccacccgctgTTTCATTTGCTTCTGATATTCCTGGATTGAATCGCATGTGGGACGATACAAGCATTTATTGGGATGGATATTCTGTGCTTACAATTAAGGGAACGGCCATTCCTATTGTATACTGGAAGGAGATATACACCTCTAAGGGTAGTGTTGAATGGAAGCCGAAGCAGTGGGAGTCACTCAAAGGGAAATTTTTTGATTGGAAGGTAACTGGCTAATGTTCATTCTTGAATCTTGATGAATATGTTTTGACCGCTTTTTGCTCAGATTCTTGTCCATCAATGGCGACAAGGATCTCCCGAAGATTTCTGGGCTAAATTCACCAAAGACGGCAAGATACTGGGCTATCGTCAAATTCTTGATCAACTCGCTGAACAAAGAACTGCTCATGATGCACTTTTTGCACAACAGATTATGCACGAGTATGGTAATCAATTTTCATCTATTTTTTCTTATGTTAAGAATGGGACAAGACATGTCAAGACAAAACCTTGTCATATTATTAAGCAGTACCGTAGGATGAAGGGTCTCATTAACGAAGACGACAATGATGAGGATAATTAGTTGATTATGTTTTTGCTCCAATATCTTACATCAATTATATATAATTTTACTATGCACAGTGACATGTTCGTCCACACATAAAGCACTTGACTGCAGGTGGTTTATCAGAATTAAAAAAGTCTTCTCGACGCTGTGTTGGGTTATCATTCCAAGATATTAGATATCTCACAATAGTGAGATTAGAAAATTCAGTACTCCATCCACCCCATTCACAAATAGTGCGAATAGACCAACGTCTTTCTGATGAAAGGTATTGGCAACCACCACGACGGAAAGAGTGTGTTCCATATGGTATTGGATCAACGCCAATATCAAGAAGATTGTTTCGGAACAGCTCAAGAAATTGCTCTGATGTCTATTTGAATGAGAAATAAGTAGAAGCATTTGTATAAATAGCATACCATGGGTATGTTATCAGCCGATGGCCTATCCCCAGATGCAATCTTTCGAAAAATGTAGCCATCGGTAATCTCGCTTGCATCAAGCCAATTTGCCATTGCACGAACAGGACAAAGATGAGCCTCATTTTCTGCTAGTAACCGCAGATAAAATGGCTTAATTCCTAAAGAAATATATATTAGAATAGACTTCAAATAGTTTAAAAAAGTTTTACCGCCATGCTGATGTGTTTTGCGAAATGGTAGTGTAAGAACCAGTCCAGGTGGATTCATCTGATAAACAATATGTTCACGTCGGATTTTCAATACCTCATCTGATCGGAGTAGACAGAGAAAAGCAATTGTATAAATTGCCTCAAGAGCGCGTCGGGCtaatcctcctccccaatgGTTGCTATCTTGTTCTTTTCTAGACCCTGGAGCATAGGGTTTGATATCATAGTTTTCGGATTTATGATTTTCATCATAAAGAGCTTTTAGAGTAGCTGAGGTGATTGCGCGTGCACTTGTTGGTGTTTCACCATTTCGAATCTAAAAAGGAGATATATAGTCAAAACTACAGCCAATCAAGCAATTTGAGTGCAACTTGAACATTACCTTCCGAGCACGCAAACTCATCATGTATGTTGCTACGGTGTCGGATACTGATGGATTTCCTATCATTTTACCCGTAAGCTCATTTCTTCTCCACCTATCTGAGCCTAAACCAAGTTCACGTCCAAAAAGATATGTCATAGACGCTCTCATCTTTTGGCCATGTACATAGGAATCACGGACAACATGTGTTGGCTTTAAAGTTCCATCAAGATAAATATCATCGCATCTAGAAAATACGGtagtttgaaaaaaattccaatagAGAAAATCAATAAGCTTACTTGTCCATAATCCATGCCGCAATGAAAAAAGGTGCATCGTCGGGTGGATTGCAACAAGCAAAATCTTCACGTTTTTTAATCATGTTCTTGCTAATCAGAAACTTGATACATTGCTTGATAAGACTAGaataaaaacaaaataagCGCACTATTTAGAAATGAAGACAGGATAGTATTACCGCTGATAATCAGCATCAGTTTTGTCTGTGACTCCTTTAGATGCACCAGTAATTGTATCTCGCCACTTGGAAGCTGTTGGATTGTGGCTATCTAAATCTTCACTAGAAAGATCATGAAGTGACAGATTGGGCAGAGTCTCTGTTTCACCGTCGAGATCGTTTTCAACGTCTTCTGGTATAAATGGTTCATTTTCAATAGTAGGAGAAGGACTGCCAGATATAATGGAGTTTAGACCGGCATAGATTGAGTTTGAGGGCACCACCATTGAGGAAAGCATAGTAGGGATTAGATTTAAGAAATTGTAGCGGAAAGGAGTACACTGATTAGAATATATACTTTTGTAAAGCTTACTGCGGACAAAACAGATAGGAGTAGTAGACTCATTTGAAACACATTGTAAGAAGGCAATTTACAGCAAGGAGGCGATCTAGTGGCATTATGGTGAAGACACGCTCAAACAcgtaaaaaaacaaatataAGCCATACCTAATTCTAAATACCCTCCATCATATTACTTGGAATCCATGCACGTAGCTTTGGAAGACAATTTTGAATCCAAGAATCGACACTTGATTGATCAAATCGAGGATTTTCTTGAGCCGCTCGAAGCCTATTAATGCCATCTTGAATAATGTCTTTTGGAAAATCAATCTTGACACGTAATTCCGGAGAGCGCTTGCTAGATTGTCGCTTCCCAACAATTTGGCCAAAAAACATGTGGCCATAATAATGAAAGCCAATATCCCGAGCTCGAGCAATTTGCATTGCCGACCTAAGTGCAATTCCAGGAAGAATGCTGTTAGACAGGTGGCGTAACATAACCACAGCATCTGTACCCCATACGAAATGATCTTCGGCAAATAGCATCATGGCTGGAAGAGATAGTTGACGAGAAAAAAGAACTGGAATGAGATCATCGGATACAACAGGATGGAGATAATAGCTTAGTATATCGGAAGAGGGAAAGTCTGCCGGAAGATTGTGGGCCAAAGATGGGCAGCGGCGAGGtaaatgaaatgaagaatTGCTATGAGCTTCACTTATTAGCTGGCTTCGCCATTCATGTAGGAATTGTTGCTGTGCTTCTTGACTGTAGTTGTTTTCCTTAAGGCCACACGCTAGTGATCGACCAAAACCAGCTTTTGCAAGTCCAAGTGCTGTTTCAATGCCACAGCCTTTGACTCCACCcttaataaaaaaaagttatAATACAATTAATAGAAAGAATAAATTGGAAAATTACAGGATTGTAGTCGCCACCAACCAATAGTGCAATAAGAACCATATCCTCGCTATTCATCtgaagagcttgaagaatATCAGATGATCGATATACAACCACCTGTTCATCATCGGACACATCTTCATCGCTATTAAAATGCCATATTAAAATTTAGATTGAGTTGAGCTAAAAGTGTACTTACATTCGCAAGACAGTTGTGGTACCAAATACAATACTATCAGAGTCTTCTGTAAGAACGGCATCGAGATAGTCCTCCTTTGTAAGTCTGGCAAGCTCCGCTTCAGCTTCACCAGGTGCCTATTCCCATAATATGTATGAGCCGCCCAAGCCTTAGGCTACTGCAATAACCAATAAAGAACATACCTCACACCAAATAAAACCGTAAGCATCTAACAGCGATTTGAAATCAGCTTCAATCCAGTGGCGATTTCCCCTTATGTTCTTTTTGCGCTTTATACTTGGTTTGTTGGGGCcatcaaagacaaagatgGGCAGAATAGGAAGCGAGTATAGGCGGCTACAGCGAGCATTTAGAGTAGCAAGCTCCATATTCTTTGTAGCACCGTGTCGGTAGCATGCACGGTAAATCCACCCCCTATTGTCAATAACACCGAATCAATTTAtgtttttgaaaaagaaatcaacaaTATATACATACATTGCATCAACACCAAGCCTATATCCTCGGGTTCCTTGACGGTTTGACATAAATCCATCCTCAACAGCCAGACGTTGAAACGAGGCTCGTGTTGCTACAGGGTCTAGTAGCTACATAAATCCAATCTGTCAGCAGCTACGTGCAAGAGTCATAGAAAGTCATACGCACCTTCCACAGGCCTTTAACGCCCATCGTATGGAGGCTAAACGAAAGCTAGATCAATAGCGGACAAAAGATAGATATAAGATAAACCCACCCGAAATGTTTTGCAAATGTCTAAGCATCAATGTCTGTGAACAGAAACGCATACAGACCACGATAATGAGCCAAACTATTACAAAAGGGGTATTATTTGAGCAAAGATTGTGATCTACACAAAAAACTCAAGAGTTCTAGCTGTAATTTAAAATAAATCATATTAATTTTGTAAAAGCGGAGTAGTAGAACAAATGCACGGCAATAAACACCTCATGCTAGCCATACAGAAGCGCCTCGGCCCAGGGATGATCCTTAGTTTCTTCTGTACGGCTAGCATGTGGTGCCTAGCAGACACGGCAATATAATAGAATAATATTTTTCAGTACTTGAAAAGCACAACCATAGGCCTGTGTACGTGTCTGCATGCATGCGAAGAAAGGATTTGAGGTGGCGGCAGTGATGCaaggaaagatgatggatGGTGTGAATGTGTATCTATAGCTTATACTCAGTAATACGAATAAAATCAAGAATCAAAGAAGAGGGCACTGGCAGCCTAGTGTATGCCCAGGCATGAGTATTCCTGGGCTGCCATTGTGCGACGAAAAGGATGGGGGTATTCCATAATAAAGTATCAGAACACACCTAGATTCCAATTCTATCCTCTACGTAGCACCCTAAATCAAACAATCTAGCTTGCGCTGCAGGGCAATTTGCATGACTAAACGGCTCCGTTGAGCGACAacactgcaaaaaaaatgctAAGATACTTACCGGAGTGAGCCTCTTGACCAACCTACGAGACAGACGTATCTCATAAATTATAGCACCACACAGCTGATGGAGGGAGATGTGCATGGATGGGACgcaaggaggaggtgcatgAACGGGAGAGAGCAGGAATCATCGATTCAACCAACACGCGTGCCAGCACTACACGTGATTGGACGTGCTGATTGTAATTCACGCGACTCCTGTAAATTCACGCGACTCCTGTAAGATTCACGCGACTCCCTGGTTAAAACACGCGTTACGCACGTTGTATATGGCAGTGTCGTGCCTCGGCAGCAGGCATTAGTGTAGTACGTGAGATAACAAGGTGTGAACGTCATTCTCTCACTATGAACTGTCTTTTTTTACAGTAGAACTGTCTTTTATTGGCCCAATTGAGGTAAGCTTGATGCCGTATTTGCCTTCTGATCGTCATTTCTGAGCCTTGGCTCAATTTCGTAGTTTCCAATCTCGCCAATTAGTCAATACGTTAGTCACACCAATCCACGGCAATCCACCCTACGTAAAAAAGAATGTTTTATTGTTCAATTCTACGGTTATGGTGTGTAGTGCGGCATTGAACCTTAAGCTTAGCCAAACTCAAAACCCACTGCCCTCCTGCGAGGAATTTCTCTATGGAACGGGTCCCTTGAACGTGCTCCAGCAAACTCTAAGTTTTTACAGAAGGTCAGAATCTGAGTCGTAATAATATGTCATATTAGTTAGATCCGGTAAACTACAAATCAGCACGAATATGTAGCTTTAAAACAAGCCTTGTTCcccctctccttctttccatctttctGCGTCCGTCGTCGGTGTCAAAGCATCTCGAAAAAAATGCCTGTTGCAATTGATTCATCCGCCCTAGTATGGCAGTGAGTAGGGTTTTATGTACTATCTGGTCGCAAGCTTGCTCCATGCTTTTACTGTTACTTGTGCCCTCAGAacttttcgtttttcttgCTGCTGCCATCCCGAGGCCCTCCACGGCGACGCCGTTTGAACCCGTTTTGAGTGATCGAGGGCACCTCGGCACACCTCTCGTGCGAGGGTTGTGCGAGGGTTAGGGTCGATCGTAACGCTGTGACCGATGGCGCCGATCGCTTTGTCAGGCTGTGCCAACCGTCTTTCTGCTCGGTCGCAGCTGTACTTCTCTCGGAAAACGGACGGTTGACGCACGTGAGGAGGCGCGGCGTAACAGCCTGTCACCCCCCTCACTGTAAATGTGTCACGCTGACCGTCGTCTTCCATTTTGGGAAGGCGTGATGGTCGATCGTCACCTCGCTTTACGCATGTTTCGTACTCAACCTATTGCTCCCCGTTGCCTCTATACCTCTTTTATTCGCTTCTCCGTCTATCGTTACCGCTTTTGCTAATTTCTCTTAATTACAGATGCAACTATGACCTCATTTCCAAAGGCTTTGAAttgccagcagcagcaacatcaacaaaTCCGATCAGGAATCTCTATGGACCTACGCTTGTGTTGGCTCTCATCTTTGTCTTGACAGTCCTCGCTCTTCTTCCTGGGGCAATGGAAGAACTTCAAAGCATCAATAAGTCATCAATTCTGTTggaggttgatgttgagaaagGGCCGCCTCAGTCAGATGCAAGCAGGCTTCCGCTTCCCGCTCAGTCCAAAGGAGGTTCAGGGATCACGGTTTGCTACGTCGATGTGTGAGTCTTTCTGTTTTTACTTATATATTCCATTTCTAATGTAGTTTTATAGTTTTAATATGAAGAAAGCTGATTTGGTAGACCTGTGTCGCCAATACAAGCTTCCTGTTTCCGGTACAATCAAGGTTCTTATCGAGAGATTACAGGAGTTTAGTGGTCAGCGAGAACAATGGGACCGGTTAGCCTACTCTCTCTGTGCTTTCCTTCTAGGTGTTTATTATAGCTAATCTATTCCTACAAGACTCACTACAGGTGTTGCTCGTCGTTCTCATCTTGGGTTTAGCACCCATTCTTCTACAAAACCAACAGCCAGCCACAAAAAGTCAGTGCAGCGTCGTGAAaaaatgtttttggagtCAACAAATACAGAAAATGGCAATCCGAAATCTCTTCCATCTATTCTATCAACGGCAGTTCAGCCCTCTCATCAATGGTGTCAAACTCGTCGAGCTGCCGATCTTGATTGGGTACGCATGTTGTATATTTGTTTAGTTGCCCTACAACTCATACTAAGCCCTCATTTGATGCTACAGGCACGTTATATTGTCAATTTATACCCATATCGTAGAGAAGAAACTAGGAATAGGTTGGCAGAGCGTGATGCGGCACAATTTAATCAGAAACGACTGGTAAGTAGTAAACATTCTTATTATTGTTTTATCATTAATTGTATCTATATATCTAGTTCTCAAGCTCAAATGACGATGACGTTAAGGCTGGGATTGAGATAGCGAATGGCCATCTCTTAAAAATTGTCAACTGGGTTGAAGCTGGGACTACttctcctcatccaactcCATCGCCCTCTCATCAGCTTCAACCAAGCACATCCCACTT
The sequence above is a segment of the Psilocybe cubensis strain MGC-MH-2018 chromosome 4, whole genome shotgun sequence genome. Coding sequences within it:
- a CDS encoding NADH dehydrogenase [ubiquinone] 1 alpha subcomplex assembly factor 3, giving the protein MASRQVLRGFRDFNSHATGRAWYSFASSTSSRLSRPKCTRLSATPLPMTGWHSLTFGTRGLHSTRAVRDSSFTNLLADDGNPPPVQVSSISDAGIQLADGLILPGACMFLEGKVFLWDVPNTDLKSKITAERWNGWNGELFQILEVVTPKPEMLLLGTGKTLVPPPAFLRSYLSGLGIQLEIMDTRNACSTYNLLSEEGRRVAAALLPFKPYTWPKTTQP
- a CDS encoding NADH-ubiquinone oxidoreductase 20.8 kDa subunit → MSQVHQQGGVYPPKEYVESAPMPANIPHVDEVGATSGPLKSASFFIGAYCKEYNEDFMLCKNENRDPAHCLKEGRKVTRCAIDLITKMRENCAQQFDAHWECLEKRNQEFYLCRKQERKLNSCMFEKLGLTKTIPGSPAGQPQIHEVQNPIYKPIQK
- a CDS encoding Flap endonuclease GEN-like protein 1 (Flap endonuclease GEN homolog 1), with the protein product MGVKGLWKLLDPVATRASFQRLAVEDGFMSNRQGTRGYRLGVDAMGWIYRACYRHGATKNMELATLNARCSRLYSLPILPIFVFDGPNKPSIKRKKNIRGNRHWIEADFKSLLDAYGFIWCEAPGEAEAELARLTKEDYLDAVLTEDSDSIVFGTTTVLRIDEDVSDDEQVVVYRSSDILQALQMNSEDMVLIALLVGGDYNPGGVKGCGIETALGLAKAGFGRSLACGLKENNYSQEAQQQFLHEWRSQLISEAHSNSSFHLPRRCPSLAHNLPADFPSSDILSYYLHPVVSDDLIPVLFSRQLSLPAMMLFAEDHFVWGTDAVVMLRHLSNSILPGIALRSAMQIARARDIGFHYYGHMFFGQIVGKRQSSKRSPELRVKIDFPKDIIQDGINRLRAAQENPRFDQSSVDSWIQNCLPKLRAWIPSNMMEGI